One window of Pocillopora verrucosa isolate sample1 chromosome 9, ASM3666991v2, whole genome shotgun sequence genomic DNA carries:
- the LOC131773954 gene encoding uncharacterized protein, whose product MQPQRTATGYCIEPARLVECLHYLYYWLPKEQWWHLYGDGRKYGKKDTVLMAISNVNNEQKLNGIKFQSPKEMWPIHIFHHKDSRRNLELNIGDGHGGPGYLNEWIKDSQNLGHQVFLGADSKFLDAVADPELSPLSQDKWNLWMQCSASEKGKVDPSTGLRTDLNLSFDRPLPKSLLPALTGDHILMCIDHGFTRVAENLIMKVVRTCLDLESRYGRERRNAALAHLTANINARDVRGGHFELPIDPKGHLGDLSLNKSQAYTILAPSEDFKDKHYNHILDNVLPSCELQQMLSPKLAEALGMTSQKINDINCVKFIWWHFYQMYRILRKDTVQLKPGHPSSSTNVEDYEFGLHDSEISRYVYHANMFHALMIFRYGCKEVTPYMMKFVDVVPKHLCSTPFKSLMRVATEGGEQTHYMHICFYYQHSTRDGGLHKPDTILMLLSWSYRNLRERINDCPEQIRTDFEHYAQQHVAAYTIQKWWKIVHTRPNPPLAVSGASVVRQLLPLKRMDFVLVGRMPGSTQKKFKEKVEKNGGRVISMPKENLPHERCYLVCSEDEVKNDRSKLNSDLVMAYQRGWTVVRPSFIEWAVKERIPPNVEEHAVDLTPLAALSTGTCGAMQQSVERLRFSKEISGFAALKRTIREVEKGPVDESGNKSQIRVHKKKKDAMVSPKKPPNGWTAFLNEKLKERVQNNQSPRRTERMTFLKSIQSMAEDWRQLSDLEKRDYKQKAIDLHLSRKEARHQIREETKENRQREQLREKAYKTFASMRINDNRTVNRTA is encoded by the exons ATGCAACCACAAAGAACAGCAACTGGTTATTGCATTGAGCCAGCCCGTTTGGTTGAATGTCTGCATTACCTTTACTATTGGCTTCCTAAAGAACAGTGGTGGCACCTTTATGGTGATGGCAGAAAGTATGGCAAGAAGGACACTGTTTTGATGGCTATTAGCAATGTAAACAATGAGCAGAAgttaaatggaataaaattcCAAAGCCCGAAAGAAATGTGGcctattcatatttttcatcacAAGGACAGCCGTCGAAACCTTGAGCTTAACATTGGAGATGGTCATGGTGGACCAG GATACTTAAATGAATGGATTAAAGACAGTCAGAACCTGGGCCACCAGGTGTTCCTTGGTGCAGACTCTAAGTTCTTGGATGCTGTTGCTGATCCAGAGCTCAGCCCACTCTCCCAAGACAAGTGGAACCTATGGATGCAATGCTCAGCAtcagaaaagggaaaagtaGATCCATCCACAGGACTAAGAACAGACCTCAACCTTTCATTTGACCGTCCTCTTCCCAAGTCGCTGCTTCCTGCTCTCactggtgatcatatccttaTGTGTATTGACCATGGCTTCACCAGAGTTGCAGAAAATCTAATAATGAAGGTTGTCCGGACATGTCTTGATCTGGAGTCAAG GTATGGTAGAGAGCGAAGGAATGCTGCATTGGCACATCTTACTGCTAACATAAATGCAAGAGATGTCAGAGGAGGTCATTTTGAACTTCCAATTGATCCAAAAGGTCACCTGGGTGACCTCAGCCTCAATAAGTCCCAAGCCTACACCATCCTAGCTCCCTCAGAGGACTTCAAAGACAAACAttacaatcacatcttggaTAAT GTTCTTCCAAGTTGTGAACTACAGCAGATGTTGTCCCCAAAGCTTGCTGAGGCCCTTGGAATGACATCACAAAAGATTAACGACATTAACTGTGTGAAGTTTATTTGGTGGCATTTCTATCAGATGTATAGGATACTGAGGAAAGATACAGTTCAACTAAAGCCAGGGCATCCAAGTAGTTCAACAAATGTTGAAGACTATGAATTTGGATTACACGACTCTGAAATTTCCAGATATGTTTACCATGCCAATATGTTCCATGCTTTGATGATCTTCCGTTATGGCTGCAAAGAAGTAACTCCCTACATGATGAAATTTGTGGATGTTGTCCCAAAACATCTCTGCAGCACCCCATTCAAGTCACTCATGCGTGTAGCAACTGAGGGTGGAGAACAGACTCATTACAtgcatatttgtttttattatcag CATTCAACACGAGATGGTGGCCTTCACAAGCCTGACACAATTCTTATGCTGTTGTCTTGGTCATACCGAAACTTGAGGGAGAGAATAAATGACTGCCCTGAACAGATTAGGACTGACTTTGAGCATTATGCACAACAACATGTTGCAGCATATACAATTCAGAAGTG gtGGAAGATTGTCCATACCAGACCAAATCCTCCATTGGCTGTGTCTGGTGCAAGTGTGGTTAGGCAATTGCTGCCACTTAAGAGGATGGACTTTGTTTTAGTTGGAAGGATGCCTG GATCAacacagaagaaatttaaagagaaagtagaaaaaaatgGTGGAAGAGTTATTTCAATGCCAAAAGAGAACCTACCGCATGAAAGATGTTATCTAGTGTGTTCAGAAGATGAGGTCAAAAATGATCGCTCAAAGCTAAATAGTGATTTGGTTATGGCCTACCAAAGGGGATGGACAGTGGTGAGACCGAGTTTCATTGAGTGGGCAGTAAAAGAAAGGATTCCACCCAATGTCGAAGAGCATGCAGTAGACCTGACTCCTCTGGCAGCTTTGTCGACAGGCACATGTGGTGCAATGCAGCAGTCTGTAGAACGGTTACGATTTAG TAAAGAGATTTCTGGTTTTGCTGCCCTGAAGAGAACAATAAGAGAAGTGGAAAAGGGCCCAGTTGATGAGAGTGGTAACAAATCTCAGATTAGAGttcacaagaagaaaaaagacgCAATGGTTTCCCCCAAAAAGCCACCAAATGGTTGGACAGCATTTCTCAATGAGAAATTAAAAGAG AGAGTGCAAAATAATCAGAGTCCTAGACGAACAGAAAGGATGACGTTCCTCAAATCGATTCAAAGTATGGCAGAGGACTGGAGACAACTTTCTGACCTGGAGAAGAGAGACTATAAACAGAAAGCCATTGACCTCCATTTGTCAAGGAAAGAAGCGAGACATCAAATTCGCGAGGAAACAAAAGAGAATCGCCAGAGAGAACAGCTCAGGGAAAAGGCATATAAAACTTTCGCTAGTATGAGAATTAATGATAACCGAACTGTAAATAGGACAGCTTAA
- the LOC136283465 gene encoding D(1A) dopamine receptor-like produces MENFTRNQSFYTTSTTSVVWFSEGDNKSIPMACLYAVISFIAVFGNLLVITAVCRDHTLRSYTSNYFLANLAVADFFQGLIAIPLRILEVMAVGYNPNVFCRIAIATAILFGSSSNLAILVISIDRFFAVQYPYTYVRYSNIKCTYIAIACSWSVAGLLSIMAATPLVWLIPIVSSRVCRFPIYLNQDYILGMYVIVHAIPIGTVVLLYGFILKASLRHVRRIHVQELAVLESNAQYTNGHRSNIKEMSSGTIRRKKRHCETIKQRKAAKTVSIIVGLFILLVVPIIAIDLAEMLGAPSAPEMLTRFCVFMIYANNCVNVLVYAGFNQDFRRAFKKILVQCFRCIFGERPCRPIVSVMM; encoded by the coding sequence ATGGAAAATTTTACGAGAAATCAATCATTTTACACTACGTCCACGACTTccgttgtttggttttccgagGGAGATAACAAATCCATTCCCATGGCTTGCTTGTATGCGGTAATTTCTTTCATTGCGGTATTCGGAAATCTTCTGGTTATTACAGCTGTTTGTCGGGATCACACGTTACGCTCGTACACCAGTAATTACTTCTTAGCAAACCTGGCGGTGGCGGACTTTTTCCAGGGATTGATTGCGATTCCCTTGCGAATACTGGAAGTGATGGCGGTAGGCTACAACCCGAACGTATTTTGTAGAATTGCAATTGCCACAGCAATATTGTTTGGCAGCAGCTCAAACTTGGCTATCCTGGTTATAAGCATTGACAGATTTTTTGCTGTGCAATATCCATATACATATGTTAGATACTCAAACATAAAATGCACATACATAGCGATCGCTTGTTCGTGGTCGGTGGCTGGGTTGTTGAGCATCATGGCTGCTACACCCCTGGTGTGGCTTATACCAATTGTTTCATCAAGAGTCTGCCGCTTTCCCATTTACTTAAATCAAGATTACATATTAGGAATGTACGTTATTGTTCACGCTATTCCAATTGGTACAGTTGTACTTTTATACGGGTTTATTCTCAAAGCCAGCTTGCGGCACGTGCGCAGAATTCACGTGCAAGAACTTGCTGTTCTCGAAAGTAATGCACAGTACACGAACGGTCATCGTAGCAACATTAAAGAGATGTCTTCTGGTacaatcagaagaaaaaagagacaTTGTGAAACCATCAAACAGAGAAAAGCAGCCAAGACTGTCTCTATAATAGTTGGCCTTTTTATTCTTCTTGTAGTTCCGATCATTGCTATCGACTTGGCTGAGATGTTGGGTGCACCATCAGCACCTGAAATGTTGACAAGATTCTGTGTTTTTATGATATATGCTAATAACTGTGTCAACGTTCTAGTATATGCCGGATTTAATCAGGACTTTAGGCGAGCTTTTAAGAAGATACTTGTTCAGTGTTTTCGATGCATTTTTGGAGAAAGACCATGCAGACCGATTGTTTCGGTCATGATGTGA
- the LOC131773919 gene encoding alpha-1D adrenergic receptor-like, with protein MKQANGTRNLPSWEKLPDLLSSNEPLPNTDTENSSNAGTMAVVIFLVLIALVSVLGNALVLTAIYTNYSLRNVGNALFGNLAVSDFLQGGIAIPCRIVVLLQPNSYFSMSMCRASIALSILFGGSSNLNILFISIERFIGVRWPFLYYSFVSAKVISSVIFSAWILLALFASLPLFAWGGQTHLQAEFCSFTLFLTKDYIAAVYLLINILPSVVIVFLYIFILKASLRSIQKIHIQERSVRSSVRTCNQEDNGDIWETDGTAPQVRKNKTTEAARQRKSAKTVSLIVGLFIVLIMPIVILDIVDMCGGLKVSPLVVRITVGMAYANHCVNVFVYAGCNGDYKRAFAKILSRIKAKFTGVRH; from the coding sequence ATGAAACAGGCAAACGGTACAAGGAATCTTCCTTCTTGGGAAAAGCTACCGGACCTCCTGTCTTCCAACGAACCTTTGCCTAACACTGATACAGAAAATAGCTCAAATGCGGGTACTATGGCTGTTGTGATCTTTCTGGTATTAATTGCGCTTGTATCAGTATTGGGCAACGCTCTTGTGCTCACCGCAATCTACACGAACTATAGTCTACGAAATGTGGGTAACGCTCTTTTCGGAAACCTCGCTGTGTCGGACTTTCTTCAAGGAGGAATCGCAATACCTTGTCGTATTGTTGTTCTTTTGCAACCGAATTCCTATTTCAGCATGTCAATGTGCCGGGCCTCGATAGCTCTATCCATCCTCTTCGGGGGCAGCTCAAATCTTAACATTCTATTCATCAGCATTGAGAGATTTATCGGTGTTCGATGGCCTTTTCTTTATTACTCTTTTGTTTCAGCAAAAGTAATTTCCTCAGTCATCTTTTCGGCGTGGATTTTGTTAGCCCTTTTTGCGAGTCTACCTTTGTTTGCTTGGGGTGGGCAAACACATCTCCAAGCGGAGTTCTGttcttttactttgtttcttaCTAAGGATTACATTGCCGCAGTCTACCTGCTCATTAACATCTTGCCATCAGTTGTCATAGTatttttgtacattttcattCTTAAGGCCAGTTTGCGAAGTATTCAGAAAATTCATATTCAGGAGCGTAGCGTCCGATCCTCAGTACGTACATGTAACCAAGAGGATAATGGTGACATTTGGGAAACTGACGGCACCGCTCCTCAGGtgcgaaaaaacaaaaccaccGAGGCAGCAAGGCAAAGAAAGTCCGCCAAAACTGTATCGCTCATTGTCGGTCTGTTTATTGTGCTGATAATGCCTATTGTCATACTTGATATTGTGGACATGTGCGGAGGTCTTAAAGTATCTCCCCTAGTTGTCAGAATAACTGTTGGGATGGCCTATGCCAACCATTGTGTGAATGTTTTCGTGTACGCAGGCTGTAATGGAGACTACAAGCgggcatttgcaaagattttaTCAAGAATCAAAGCAAAATTTACAGGAGTACGCCATTAG
- the LOC131773918 gene encoding alpha-1A adrenergic receptor-like, protein MNTHPLNVSNNSEISASVKRAETYLISLIYAVIAVIAVFGNILVILAVYINTRLQTKSNYLLVALAVPDFFQGAVSLPLRLVEVLDVNCDLKSFCPVAIPVSTLFGAASNLHILLVAVERSVSIFFPYCYYSWMTTKKVLMGVCVIWLSVVTVSLLPVLGWGGKEPETVVTFCRFPSFLIQEYITCLYLFVHVIPIIVVTFLNVFILRESLHHLRRIEAQVVSSGFNLAGRDSNSQFFPQPMEAVRQKKVEAMKQRKTTFIVAAVVGSFILLVVPIVTIDIVEMLTAAVIPEAVVKIAVLMIYANHCVNVFVYAGLNSDYRRAFKNILKKCVNVFRLRRTGGHD, encoded by the coding sequence ATGAATACTCATCCGCTAAACGTAAGCAATAACTCTGAGATTTCCGCATCCGTTAAAAGAGCAGAAACTTATTTAATCTCCTTGATATACGCAGTCATTGCTGTAATTGCAGTGTTTGGGAACATTCTAGTTATACTCGCGGTTTACATCAACACACGTCTGCAAACGAAAAGTAACTATCTCCTGGTGGCTTTAGCTGTACCCGACTTCTTCCAAGGTGCAGTTTCACTCCCCTTAAGACTAGTAGAAGTTCTGGACGTTAACTGCGATCTAAAATCTTTCTGTCCTGTTGCGATACCAGTGTCTACGTTGTTTGGCGCTGCTTCAAATCTTCATATTCTTCTTGTCGCTGTTGAAAGGTCTGTATCCATTTTTTTCCCGTATTGCTACTACAGCTGGATGACGACAAAAAAGGTCTTGATGGGAGTTTGCGTGATTTGGTTGTCTGTGGTGACTGTCTCACTCCTGCCTGTCTTAGGTTGGGGTGGAAAAGAGCCTGAAACAGTGGTAACCTTCTGTCGATTCCCATCGTTTCTAATTCAGGAGTATATCACATGTCTTTATCTATTCGTTCACGTCATTCCCATAATCGTTGTCACCTTCCTCAACGTTTTCATCTTAAGAGAAAGTCTTCATCACTTACGGCGAATTGAAGCACAAGTCGTTTCCAGCGGTTTTAACCTCGCGGGAAGGGATAGTAATTCCCAATTTTTTCCACAGCCGATGGAGGCAGTGAGACAGAAGAAGGTAGAAGCCATGAAACAGCGAAAGACGACGTTTATTGTGGCTGCAGTTGTGGGATCTTTCATCTTGCTAGTAGTTCCAATTGTAACCATCGACATCGTTGAGATGCTGACAGCTGCCGTGATACCAGAAGCTGTTGTTAAAATTGCTGTGCTGATGATTTACGCGAATCATTGCGTCAACGTTTTCGTTTACGCTGGTTTAAACTCTGATTATAGGAGggcttttaaaaatattcttaaaaaatgtGTTAATGTTTTCCGTTTGCGTAGAACAGGAGGGCATGACTGA
- the LOC131773917 gene encoding putative ammonium transporter 3 isoform X2, which translates to MPNNHNEGLVSQKNEVNIMVKNAVDVIYGGLSYWLYGFAFSFGIAEGTNAFCGMGYFAMDVEAEQGDVFALYFFQMSFATTATTIVSGAMAERTHLHAYTIYSFTNTISYVFPAHWLWGEKGFLKELGAIDIAGCSGVHLVGGVAGLVASIMLGPRLGRYDNSVKQGKPGSLTNVLLGTFMLWWGWLGFNCGSTFGMSGGKWLLASRSAIVTLNGSIGGGILGIAYSYYYRKGKLDVAVFITGILGGLVGITAICAVCRPWEAFLIGFIGGLVACGSCDIIDRLKVDDPVGCIGTHAVAGIWGMIAVALFVEEDELEGLSDARGLFKGGSVKLLGVQLLACVVIAAWSAMTTWLQLFLINKILPIRLTREQEIIGTDKLEHGIDYNDSEDDIFGLENDTLEGEEDGVDSFGEYTKNEALANRHGTNMDQILSIRNLPGYANYGLESSSGSHLSKRKMTAEVGVQVDLQDA; encoded by the exons ATGCCAAATAACCATAATGAAG GTCTGGTCTCTCAGAAGAATGAGGTCAATATTATGGTTAAAAATGCCGTGGACGTCATATATGGAGGACTATCTTATTGGTTGTACGGATTTGCTTTTAGCTTTGGCATCGCTGAAGGAACAAATGCCTTTTGTGGCAtgg GTTATTTTGCGATGGACGTAGAAGCTGAGCAAGGAGATGTGTTCGCCCTGTATTTCTTTCAGATGTCGTTCGCCACAACTGCCACAACCATCGTGTCGGGGGCAATGGCGGAAAGAACTCATCTACATGCATACACAATTTACTCTTTTACCAACACGATATCGTATGTCTTTCCAGCACATTGGCTGTGGGGTGAAAAAGGCTTTCTCAAGGAGCTTGGTGCTATTGACATTGCAG GGTGTTCTGGTGTTCACTTAGTTGGAGGAGTCGCTGGTTTGGTGGCCTCGATCATGCTGGGTCCGAGACTAGGACGATATGACAATTCAGTCAAACAAGGAAAGCCGGGGTCACTCACCAATGTTCTACTGGGAACGTTTATGCTGTGGTGGGGCTGGCTTGGGTTTAATTGTGGCAGCACTTTTGGAATGAGTGGAG GAAAATGGCTACTTGCCTCAAGGTCAGCAATAGTAACATTGAACGGGTCAATTGGAGGAGGAATCTTAGGGATAGCTTACAGCTACTACTACCGAAAAGGAAAGCTGGACGTGGCAGTATTCATAACTGGCATTCTAGGAGGTCTCGTGGGTATCACAGCCATCTGTGCTGTGTGTCGCCCTTGGGAGGCCTTCCTCATAGGATTCATAGGAGGATTGGTTGCATGCGGCAGTTGCGACATTATTGACAG aTTGAAAGTCGATGACCCTGTGGGTTGCATAGGAACTCATGCTGTTGCTGGTATTTGGGGGATGATTGCAGTCGCTTTATTTGTAGAAGAAGACGAGCTTGAGGGATTGTCAGATGCTCGTGGGCTCTTCAAAGGTGGCAGCGTAAAACTGCTGGGTGTCCAACTTCTGGCATGTGTCGTTATTGCCGCTTGGAGTGCTATGACTACATGGCTACAATTGTTTCTTATCAATAAAATTCTTCCAATTAGACTCACTCGTGAGCAAGAGATCATAG GTACTGACAAACTTGAGCACGGGATTGACTATAATGATTCTGAGGACGACATCTTTGGACTGGAAAACGATACACTGGAGGGAGAAGAGGACGGAGTCGACAGTTTCGGAGAATACACCAAAAATGAAGCTCTAGCTAATAGGCACGGAACCAACATGGATCAAATACTTTCCATTCGGAATCTTCCAGGATATGCCAACTATGGTCTCGAGTCCAGTTCAGGAAGCCATTTATCGAAGCGAAAGATGACAGCTGAAGTCGGAGTACAGGTGGATCTGCAAGACGCTTAA
- the LOC131773917 gene encoding putative ammonium transporter 3 isoform X1, producing MVKLEMNSSSTNINGSESVTSPAELNSDDATWILTSAFIIFTMQSGFGLVESGLVSQKNEVNIMVKNAVDVIYGGLSYWLYGFAFSFGIAEGTNAFCGMGYFAMDVEAEQGDVFALYFFQMSFATTATTIVSGAMAERTHLHAYTIYSFTNTISYVFPAHWLWGEKGFLKELGAIDIAGCSGVHLVGGVAGLVASIMLGPRLGRYDNSVKQGKPGSLTNVLLGTFMLWWGWLGFNCGSTFGMSGGKWLLASRSAIVTLNGSIGGGILGIAYSYYYRKGKLDVAVFITGILGGLVGITAICAVCRPWEAFLIGFIGGLVACGSCDIIDRLKVDDPVGCIGTHAVAGIWGMIAVALFVEEDELEGLSDARGLFKGGSVKLLGVQLLACVVIAAWSAMTTWLQLFLINKILPIRLTREQEIIGTDKLEHGIDYNDSEDDIFGLENDTLEGEEDGVDSFGEYTKNEALANRHGTNMDQILSIRNLPGYANYGLESSSGSHLSKRKMTAEVGVQVDLQDA from the exons ATGGTAAAATTAGAGATGAACTCTTCTAGTACTAACATAAATGGAAGCGAGTCTGTAACAAGCCCTGCTGAGTTGAATTCGGACGATGCAACATGGATTTTGACAAGTGCTTTCATAATATTTACAATGCAGTCTGGATTCGGACTAGTGGAGTCAG GTCTGGTCTCTCAGAAGAATGAGGTCAATATTATGGTTAAAAATGCCGTGGACGTCATATATGGAGGACTATCTTATTGGTTGTACGGATTTGCTTTTAGCTTTGGCATCGCTGAAGGAACAAATGCCTTTTGTGGCAtgg GTTATTTTGCGATGGACGTAGAAGCTGAGCAAGGAGATGTGTTCGCCCTGTATTTCTTTCAGATGTCGTTCGCCACAACTGCCACAACCATCGTGTCGGGGGCAATGGCGGAAAGAACTCATCTACATGCATACACAATTTACTCTTTTACCAACACGATATCGTATGTCTTTCCAGCACATTGGCTGTGGGGTGAAAAAGGCTTTCTCAAGGAGCTTGGTGCTATTGACATTGCAG GGTGTTCTGGTGTTCACTTAGTTGGAGGAGTCGCTGGTTTGGTGGCCTCGATCATGCTGGGTCCGAGACTAGGACGATATGACAATTCAGTCAAACAAGGAAAGCCGGGGTCACTCACCAATGTTCTACTGGGAACGTTTATGCTGTGGTGGGGCTGGCTTGGGTTTAATTGTGGCAGCACTTTTGGAATGAGTGGAG GAAAATGGCTACTTGCCTCAAGGTCAGCAATAGTAACATTGAACGGGTCAATTGGAGGAGGAATCTTAGGGATAGCTTACAGCTACTACTACCGAAAAGGAAAGCTGGACGTGGCAGTATTCATAACTGGCATTCTAGGAGGTCTCGTGGGTATCACAGCCATCTGTGCTGTGTGTCGCCCTTGGGAGGCCTTCCTCATAGGATTCATAGGAGGATTGGTTGCATGCGGCAGTTGCGACATTATTGACAG aTTGAAAGTCGATGACCCTGTGGGTTGCATAGGAACTCATGCTGTTGCTGGTATTTGGGGGATGATTGCAGTCGCTTTATTTGTAGAAGAAGACGAGCTTGAGGGATTGTCAGATGCTCGTGGGCTCTTCAAAGGTGGCAGCGTAAAACTGCTGGGTGTCCAACTTCTGGCATGTGTCGTTATTGCCGCTTGGAGTGCTATGACTACATGGCTACAATTGTTTCTTATCAATAAAATTCTTCCAATTAGACTCACTCGTGAGCAAGAGATCATAG GTACTGACAAACTTGAGCACGGGATTGACTATAATGATTCTGAGGACGACATCTTTGGACTGGAAAACGATACACTGGAGGGAGAAGAGGACGGAGTCGACAGTTTCGGAGAATACACCAAAAATGAAGCTCTAGCTAATAGGCACGGAACCAACATGGATCAAATACTTTCCATTCGGAATCTTCCAGGATATGCCAACTATGGTCTCGAGTCCAGTTCAGGAAGCCATTTATCGAAGCGAAAGATGACAGCTGAAGTCGGAGTACAGGTGGATCTGCAAGACGCTTAA
- the LOC131773940 gene encoding putative ammonium transporter 3, with translation MVTNSSLFNGSSVPFTSSELPTTSPRGRDTMDGPGDAVWILTSAFIIFTMISGFGLVESGMVSRKNEANIMVKNAVDVIFGGLGFWMFGFAFTFGKDEGANAFSGYGSFFTDAEETRMGDVFALYCFQASFATTATTIVSGAVAERMNLKAYIIFAFTNTLTYCFPAHWVWGDTGWLRKMGVVDMGGASPVHLVGGVAGLVATIMLKPRAGRFKSCSDANAPLTHKMGSPTNVLLGMFMLWWGWLGFNCGSTFGVSGGRWKLASRSAVCTINASCGGGVFATFYSYFKCNRLDIPFFMVGVLGSLVSITAICGVVRPGESLAIGFIGSAISILGWQLLSKLKIDDPVGAVPTHAGGSIWGMLAVGLFVEKDTLENTFSSTYGAFKGGHVKILGVQLLACVSITVWTVITVFMQLYIIEKSVGLRFPLEEEILGADACEHGIDQSQARPENRVRPVTGSQNRVFPIGEDGHIGEADSNPQKNPSARNGTSKPGSDDTRLQDCEESATESISELSLESIPGYDKTTHRKQHSSFHEAENNFDPNSSGNVFSSRKRWDKVLQSTRKVSFSEKNGDRDVPNEFSQPKAKVPVVITLTPADDSRELRLSLNDMRKLTK, from the exons ATGGTGACGAACTCGTCGCTTTTTAATGGATCCTCTGTTCCGTTTACCAGCAGTGAACTACCAACTACAAGTCCTCGAGGAAGAGATACCATGGATGGCCCGGGTGATGCTGTTTGGATTTTAACCAGTGCTTTCATCATTTTCACGATGATTTCGGGATTTGGACTTGTAGAATCTG GTATGGTCTCTAGAAAGAACGAAGCAAATATAATGGTGAAAAACGCTGTTGATGTTATATTTGGCGGCCTGGGGTTCTGGATGTTCGGCTTTGCTTTCACTTTTGGAAAGGACGAAGGTGCAAATGCATTCTCTGGCTATGGAAGCTTTTTCACAGACGCAGAGGAGACGCGAATGGGCGACGTGTTCGCACTTTATTGTTTTCAAGCCTCTTTTGCCACTACCGCTACAACCATCGTTTCAGGAGCAGTAGCGGAGAGGATGAACTTAAAGGCGTACATAATATTTGCCTTTACAAATACCTTAACATATTGCTTCCCAGCCCACTGGGTATGGGGGGACACAGGCTGGTTACGTAAGATGGGAGTGGTCGACATGGGTGGGGCCAGTCCAGTACATCTTGTGGGAGGAGTCGCAGGTCTGGTCGCAACTATCATGCTCAAGCCCCGAGCTGGAAGATTTAAAAGCTGTTCAGATGCAAATGCACCCTTGACGCACAAAATGGGAAGTCCAACGAATGTATTGCTTG GAATGTTCATGCTATGGTGGGGTTGGCTCGGTTTTAACTGTGGAAGCACATTTGGGGTCAGCGGTGGAAGATGGAAGCTTGCCTCTAGGTCTGCGGTCTGTACCATAAATGCTTCATGCGGTGGTGGTGTTTTCGCTACTTTTTACAGCTACTTTAAATGCAACAG GTTGGACATTCCTTTCTTCATGGTTGGAGTACTTGGTAGCCTCGTCAGTATCACTGCCATATGTGGTGTTGTGAGACCTGGAGAGAGTTTAGCAATAGGCTTCATCGGTTCAGCAATTTCTATCCTTGGCTGGCAACTTCTAAGCAAACTCAAAATTGATGACCCTGTAGGTGCAGTTCCTACCCATGCAGGAGGCTCTATATGGGGGATGTTAGCTGTTGGACTCTTTGTTGAAAAAGACACCCTTGAGAATACTTTCTCCTCAACTTATGGTGCTTTCAAAGGCGGTCATGTGAAGATACTTGGTGTGCAGCTTTTGGCATGTGTGTCCATAACAGTATGGACCGTCATAACAGTTTTTATGCAGCTTTACATCATTGAAAAATCTGTGGGGCTGAGATTCCCACTTGAGGAAGAGATCCTCGGAGCTGATGCCTGTGAACATGGAATTGACCAGTCACAAGCTAGACCTGAGAACCGGGTACGCCCCGTGACAGGGTCACAGAATAGAGTGTTCCCCATAGGCGAAGATGGACATATTGGAGAAGCGGATTCAAATCCCCAAAAAAATCCTTCAGCACGTAATGGAACTTCTAAACCTGGAAGTGATGACACTAGACTGCAAGACTGTGAAGAATCTGCCACTGAATCGATATCCGAACTATCGTTAGAGAGCATCCCGGGATATGATAAAACGACGCACAGAAAACAACACAGTTCATTCCATGAAGCCGAGAATAACTTTGATCCCAACAGTTCCGGAAATGTTTTTAGTTCAAGAAAAAGATGGGATAAAGTTCTCCAATCTACGAGAAAAGTCAGCTTCTCCGAGAAAAATGGGGATAGAGACGTCCCTAATGAATTTTCCCAGCCTAAGGCGAAAGTTCCCGTGGTCATAACCCTCACACCAGCGGATGACAGTCGGGAATTAAGGCTGAGTTTAAATGACATGAGAAAACTGACAAAGTAA